CCCGGATGCGGTCGGACTGGCCGTCGCGGTAACGCAGATGGACAACCACCGCACCGTTTGATAATTCCAAGTCAATCACCTCCGTTTCAGGCAAAAACTGGACGCCTCTATTGCTGGCAGAAGCATATACCTGATGTAGCAGAGCGGTGGGGTCGATGATGCCAGATGTGGGAACCAGCAACGCGGAATGGGCCTTAACATTGGGCTCCAGTTGTTTGATTTCAGCCGACTCGATTTTGCGTACATCTGGAACACCGTTGATCTGGGCTTGCCGCAGATATTGATCAAGAAGCTGGCTATCAGCCCGATCGTTGGCCACAATTAATTTCCCGGTTAGTTGACACGGCAAATGATATTTTTGAGCAAATTCATACCAGAGACGGTTTCCCTCGATACACAATTTGGCTTTAAGCGGACGTAAATCCTGTTCGTAATAAATACCCGCATGCAGCACGCCCGAGTTGCGTGAAGATTGATTTTCGCCTTTTGTAATACCCGTATTTTTTTCAAATACATAGATATCGGTCTGCTCTTTGGCCAGTTCAAGGGCCACGCTGCAGCCAATGATGCCGCCGCCTATTATTGCTATGTTTATTTTCTCGCTCATTTTTGCTCTAAACTGATTGGCGTTGGACCTGCCCAATGAATCTTTGATCAAAATATTTCATAGATTATCTTGATCTCAAGCACAAGAACCTTCTATATTCAAATTGGGCAGCAAATGAACCTGCTTGAAGTAGAAAGAGCAATGCACGATCCGTTTTCGGAAAATATCGGTTTTATGATTACACAACATCAAATTTATTTTCAAAATTCAAAAAAAATGCAAGCCATTCCAACTGGTACGGTGGACCTGGTGGTCACATCACCCCCCTACCCCATGATCGAAATGTGGGATTTCATGTTCGCCGCGCAAAATGTAGAAATTGATCACGCCCTCCAAGATGAAGACGGCCTTAAGGCATTTGAATTGATGCACCAAGAGCTGGATGTCGTCTGGCAAGAGGTTTGGCGCATATTAAAGCCCGGTGGTACGCTATGCGTCAATGTCGGAGATGCCGCCCGCACGATCAACCAGTGTTTCATGTTATATCCGAACCACGCCCGCATGTTCAGCCAGCTGTTGAAATTGGGCTTTCAGTCTCTGCCGGTGATTCTGTGGCGAAAGCAAACCAATGCACCCAATAAATTTATGGGTTCGGGTATGCTGCCGCCCGGAGCGTATGTCACCCTTGAGCATGAGTATATTTTAATTTTGCGCAAGGGTTCTAAGCGTGAATTTAAAACGGAAACCGAAAGACAAAACAGGCGCTCGAGCGCCTTTTTTTGGGAAGAACGCAATCAGTGGTTTTCAGACGTGTGGATGGATATCAAGGGTACTGCCCAGCATCTGGGTAACCGCGCAGCGCGTCGTCGTAGCGCTGCCTTTCCGTTTGAGGTTCCCTATCGTTTGATCAACATGTTTTCAGTTATAGGGGATCTGGTTGTCGATCCGTTTCTGGGAATTGGCACCACCATGTGGGCCGCAGCCACAGCCGCCCGCAACTGTGTTGGCTATGAAATTGAAAGCGCACTGTGGTCTGAGATCCTGCCAGTCATCGATCGTCTCGTGCCTTATGCCAATGCGCGCATCAACCAACGCATCAAAACGCATATGGTATATGCGGATCAAGCCCAGCGTTCAAAGAATCAGTTAAAATACACCAATCAGCCGTATCAATTCCCAGTCAAAACACGCCAGGAAACCGATATCTTCATTAATCCGCTGCTTTCCATCCAGATGAACGGCGACATGGGTTTTGATGTCACATACTCAAGTGATACTGCCCAATTGACGTAACCGCCGTCGGGCCCACATCATACCCAGACGCCCCCGCATATTAGAGACCATCAGCGCCAAAGGTAAAATCTTTTCCGTTAG
This window of the Desulfobacterales bacterium genome carries:
- a CDS encoding FAD-dependent oxidoreductase is translated as MSEKINIAIIGGGIIGCSVALELAKEQTDIYVFEKNTGITKGENQSSRNSGVLHAGIYYEQDLRPLKAKLCIEGNRLWYEFAQKYHLPCQLTGKLIVANDRADSQLLDQYLRQAQINGVPDVRKIESAEIKQLEPNVKAHSALLVPTSGIIDPTALLHQVYASASNRGVQFLPETEVIDLELSNGAVVVHLRYRDGQSDRIR
- a CDS encoding site-specific DNA-methyltransferase gives rise to the protein MNLLEVERAMHDPFSENIGFMITQHQIYFQNSKKMQAIPTGTVDLVVTSPPYPMIEMWDFMFAAQNVEIDHALQDEDGLKAFELMHQELDVVWQEVWRILKPGGTLCVNVGDAARTINQCFMLYPNHARMFSQLLKLGFQSLPVILWRKQTNAPNKFMGSGMLPPGAYVTLEHEYILILRKGSKREFKTETERQNRRSSAFFWEERNQWFSDVWMDIKGTAQHLGNRAARRRSAAFPFEVPYRLINMFSVIGDLVVDPFLGIGTTMWAAATAARNCVGYEIESALWSEILPVIDRLVPYANARINQRIKTHMVYADQAQRSKNQLKYTNQPYQFPVKTRQETDIFINPLLSIQMNGDMGFDVTYSSDTAQLT